A part of bacterium genomic DNA contains:
- a CDS encoding TlpA disulfide reductase family protein, with protein MWWILSALICAEAPNFSIPSIEGKTVVLDSLVQNGYVVMDFWGTWCKPCIKSLDTFNKLQDEFKNVTFLSINQNPAYSRNEVKTVVKLHKWKFLTLCDENKKVAEALQIKAIPHAFIIGPGRKIVYDHVGYKKGDEQLIRKKLIELLKSCPMDSTVTPVSSETK; from the coding sequence ATGTGGTGGATACTAAGCGCTCTTATCTGTGCAGAAGCTCCTAACTTCAGCATACCCTCTATTGAGGGCAAAACTGTCGTATTGGACTCCCTTGTGCAAAACGGATACGTCGTTATGGATTTCTGGGGCACATGGTGCAAACCGTGTATAAAAAGTCTTGATACTTTTAATAAGCTACAAGATGAGTTCAAAAACGTAACTTTTCTCAGTATAAATCAAAATCCTGCTTATAGCCGGAACGAAGTGAAAACAGTAGTAAAACTCCATAAATGGAAGTTTTTAACTCTTTGTGATGAAAATAAAAAAGTCGCGGAAGCTTTGCAGATCAAAGCAATCCCACACGCTTTCATAATCGGCCCCGGCAGGAAAATAGTTTATGACCACGTAGGATATAAAAAAGGAGACGAACAATTAATCCGCAAGAAATTAATAGAATTGTTAAAGTCCTGTCCTATGGATAGTACCGTTACTCCAGTATCTTCGGAAACAAAATAA
- a CDS encoding ABC-F family ATP-binding cassette domain-containing protein encodes MIALQNIGVEFGGRKLFKDISWNIGDEDRVGLIGANGTGKTTLLRIIAGHVNPDEGDIIKSKDCSIGYLPQESITFSGRTLHNEMMSVFESVQTLIDTKEAIATKFSKLEAGSEESIRLLKEYGEIEEKMDKIGGYTLEHRVEKVLSGLGFDKKDWDKQTETFSGGWEMRIALGKLILQNPNYLLLDEPTNFLDLDSIIWLENHLKNFTGSIICVSHDRYFMDKLVKKVVEIEFGQLNSYSTNYSGCIKEKEKRRELILKAYEERQAEVERIELFIAKFRANASKAKLVKSRERMLEKMDEIVVPTSAKKVKFVFYPSARAGDKVMELKGMGLAYGTKKVFENLNFLITRGEKIAVVGVNGAGKTTLAKVIAGALEPTAGERKVGANVHIGYFAQKTLDLLNPKNTVLEELQTAAPMAQEGRLRTFLGSFLFSGDDVFKLVKVLSGGEKTRLAMAKILISPVNFLILDEPTNHLDITGREVLEEALRLYDGTIVLVTHDRAVINCIANKVIEVADGVIKTHIGNYNDYIAEKFGITEKKGKKAGDGRLQLPTNTKPEPEKWRKPESLPQRRARIEKVVDVKEKRIAAIEKLFLEPGIYSNAYKLNPLKTEYDALKEEIEKLYAEWEGGE; translated from the coding sequence ATGATAGCACTTCAAAATATAGGAGTTGAGTTTGGGGGAAGGAAACTCTTTAAGGATATATCCTGGAACATCGGAGATGAGGATAGAGTCGGGTTAATCGGGGCTAACGGGACAGGAAAAACTACCCTGTTACGCATTATCGCAGGACACGTAAACCCGGATGAAGGCGATATCATTAAAAGTAAAGACTGCAGTATAGGATATTTACCGCAGGAAAGCATAACCTTTTCCGGACGAACGCTTCACAACGAAATGATGAGCGTGTTCGAATCGGTGCAAACACTTATTGACACAAAAGAAGCAATAGCAACAAAGTTTAGCAAACTCGAAGCCGGTTCCGAAGAGTCCATAAGACTGCTCAAAGAGTACGGTGAAATAGAAGAAAAAATGGATAAAATAGGCGGGTATACGCTGGAACATAGAGTTGAAAAAGTACTCAGCGGATTAGGTTTTGATAAAAAAGATTGGGACAAACAAACCGAGACTTTCAGCGGAGGCTGGGAAATGAGGATTGCGCTTGGCAAATTAATTCTGCAAAATCCAAATTACCTGCTGCTTGACGAGCCGACTAACTTCTTAGACCTTGATTCGATAATATGGCTTGAAAATCACTTAAAAAACTTTACAGGAAGCATAATTTGCGTTTCACACGACAGGTATTTTATGGATAAGCTGGTGAAGAAAGTCGTTGAAATTGAGTTTGGGCAACTAAATAGTTACTCTACGAATTACTCGGGATGTATTAAAGAAAAGGAAAAAAGAAGAGAATTAATTTTGAAAGCTTACGAAGAAAGACAGGCAGAGGTAGAAAGAATCGAATTGTTCATTGCAAAGTTCAGGGCAAACGCCAGCAAGGCGAAACTGGTAAAATCAAGAGAAAGAATGCTTGAAAAGATGGATGAGATTGTCGTTCCAACGAGCGCCAAGAAAGTCAAATTCGTGTTTTACCCGTCTGCACGAGCAGGGGATAAAGTTATGGAATTGAAGGGAATGGGGTTGGCTTACGGCACAAAGAAAGTATTTGAAAATCTGAATTTTCTGATAACGAGGGGAGAGAAGATTGCGGTTGTGGGAGTGAACGGGGCAGGGAAAACAACGCTGGCAAAGGTTATTGCGGGGGCGCTTGAACCGACGGCAGGAGAAAGGAAAGTAGGTGCAAACGTGCATATCGGGTATTTCGCGCAGAAGACTCTTGATTTGTTGAATCCGAAAAATACGGTACTCGAGGAACTTCAAACTGCGGCTCCAATGGCGCAAGAGGGGAGACTCAGAACTTTTTTAGGGTCGTTTTTGTTTTCGGGAGACGACGTTTTTAAGCTTGTAAAAGTGTTATCCGGTGGTGAGAAAACAAGATTGGCAATGGCGAAAATATTGATAAGCCCGGTCAATTTTCTTATCCTGGACGAGCCGACAAACCATCTCGATATAACCGGGAGAGAAGTTTTAGAAGAGGCGTTACGACTGTATGACGGGACGATTGTTCTTGTTACGCACGACAGGGCGGTGATTAATTGTATTGCGAATAAAGTCATAGAAGTAGCGGATGGAGTAATAAAAACGCATATCGGAAATTATAATGATTATATAGCGGAGAAATTCGGGATTACGGAAAAGAAAGGGAAAAAGGCGGGTGACGGACGGTTGCAGTTGCCTACGAATACGAAACCCGAACCGGAGAAGTGGAGAAAGCCGGAAAGTTTACCCCAGAGAAGAGCCAGAATAGAGAAGGTAGTAGATGTAAAAGAGAAAAGAATAGCCGCGATTGAGAAGTTATTTTTGGAACCGGGAATATATTCTAATGCATATAAACTAAATCCTCTTAAAACAGAATATGATGCGTTGAAGGAAGAGATTGAGAAGTTGTATGCGGAGTGGGAAGGGGGCGAGTGA
- a CDS encoding T9SS type A sorting domain-containing protein, translating into MRKNIFFAIFGFSVITCNIYGQHAGWANYTYGGQYITAVADNGNELWIGTCGGGLIKMNETTGDMIFYNHANSGLPDNTIRALAIEGSNVWIGTYYGGLAKFDGTNWTLYNTSNSVLLCDSVYALGIQGSNIWVGTEDDLLKFDGTSWTVFSGYEARTLAIEGSNIWIGTDGGLLKFDGTTWTTFNTSNSGLPHNIVFSIKIDGSDKWIGTYGGGLAKFNGTNWTVYNESNSDLPDNRIYTLGIEGSTIWIGTYENGLVKFDGTNWTLYHMGNSGLPDDEVYSIGIDGTTGVKWVGTANGLAKFDGTTWTPFNTLNSGLPDNFIRAIAVEGNNKWIGTNGGGLAKFDGTNWTAFNHANSGLPSNYVWALGIEGNNKWIGTYGGLAKFDATNWTVYDTSNSVLTDNFVTTIEIEGNNVWIGTYGGGIAKFNGTNWTVYNKLNSGLPCDTVYIIAIQGTTGDKWIGTEGGGLAKFDGTNWTVYDTSNSGLPFNYVGALGIEGNNVWIGANCTGLTKFDGANWTVYDTSNSGLPNDEVNVIAIQGNNKWIGTDNGGLAKFDGTNWMVFNKLNSGLPDDDVYALAIEGSKIWIGTDGYGGLAVYNTTGVEEPSISDFGLRNADLKIRRNPFFQSTVISYSIPAKGKVELTVYDISGRTVKTLVDGEKEAGSYSIKLNAKELKTGIYFVRLDAVCHSGSASGGEESNIITMTKKLILMK; encoded by the coding sequence ATGAGAAAGAATATTTTTTTTGCGATTTTTGGTTTTAGTGTGATTACGTGTAATATTTATGGACAGCATGCAGGATGGGCTAATTACACTTACGGCGGACAATATATCACGGCTGTTGCCGATAACGGGAATGAATTATGGATTGGCACCTGTGGTGGTGGACTCATAAAAATGAACGAAACTACCGGGGATATGATATTTTATAATCACGCAAATTCGGGGCTGCCGGATAACACTATTCGCGCACTTGCGATAGAAGGAAGCAATGTCTGGATAGGTACTTATTATGGAGGTCTTGCAAAGTTTGACGGAACTAACTGGACTCTTTATAACACCTCAAATTCAGTTTTGCTTTGCGATAGCGTTTATGCCCTTGGGATACAAGGAAGTAATATATGGGTTGGAACTGAGGATGATCTTTTGAAGTTTGACGGGACAAGCTGGACAGTGTTTTCCGGTTACGAAGCCAGGACTCTTGCGATAGAAGGAAGTAATATTTGGATTGGTACCGATGGTGGACTTTTGAAGTTTGACGGCACCACCTGGACTACCTTCAACACCTCAAATTCCGGTTTGCCTCATAACATTGTTTTTTCTATCAAGATAGATGGAAGCGATAAATGGATTGGCACTTATGGAGGAGGTCTTGCAAAGTTTAACGGGACGAACTGGACGGTGTATAACGAATCAAATTCCGACTTGCCTGATAACCGTATTTATACTCTTGGGATAGAGGGAAGTACTATCTGGATAGGTACTTATGAAAATGGTCTTGTGAAGTTTGACGGTACGAATTGGACCCTTTATCATATGGGCAATTCGGGTTTGCCTGACGATGAGGTTTATTCTATTGGGATAGACGGGACGACTGGCGTAAAATGGGTTGGCACCGCTAACGGGCTTGCAAAGTTTGACGGGACTACCTGGACTCCGTTCAACACTTTAAATTCCGGCTTGCCGGATAATTTTATCAGGGCTATTGCAGTAGAAGGAAATAATAAATGGATTGGTACTAATGGTGGTGGACTTGCGAAGTTTGATGGAACGAACTGGACGGCATTCAATCACGCAAATTCCGGGTTGCCTTCTAACTATGTCTGGGCTCTTGGGATAGAGGGAAATAATAAATGGATTGGCACTTACGGTGGTCTTGCTAAATTTGACGCGACAAACTGGACAGTTTACGACACCTCTAATTCCGTTTTAACGGATAACTTTGTCACTACTATTGAGATAGAAGGGAACAATGTATGGATTGGAACTTACGGCGGTGGTATTGCGAAATTTAACGGGACGAATTGGACTGTATATAATAAATTGAATTCCGGGTTGCCTTGCGATACCGTTTATATTATTGCAATACAGGGAACGACCGGCGATAAATGGATCGGCACTGAGGGTGGTGGACTTGCAAAGTTTGACGGAACGAATTGGACAGTGTATGACACCTCAAATTCAGGATTGCCGTTTAATTATGTAGGTGCTCTTGGCATAGAAGGAAATAATGTCTGGATAGGAGCCAATTGTACAGGGCTTACAAAGTTTGACGGTGCTAATTGGACGGTGTATGATACTTCAAATTCAGGCTTGCCTAATGATGAAGTCAATGTTATTGCGATACAAGGAAATAATAAATGGATTGGCACTGATAACGGTGGTCTCGCAAAGTTTGACGGGACGAACTGGATGGTATTCAATAAATTAAATTCCGGGTTGCCGGATGACGATGTTTATGCTCTTGCGATAGAAGGAAGCAAAATTTGGATTGGCACGGATGGCTATGGAGGTCTTGCGGTATATAATACGACAGGGGTAGAAGAACCATCAATTTCGGATTTTGGATTGCGGAATGCGGATTTGAAAATAAGACGGAATCCGTTTTTTCAATCAACTGTTATCAGTTACTCCATACCTGCTAAAGGTAAAGTGGAATTAACGGTTTACGATATTTCAGGGAGAACAGTGAAAACATTAGTTGATGGGGAAAAAGAGGCGGGGAGTTATAGTATTAAACTGAATGCAAAAGAATTGAAAACGGGAATATATTTTGTGAGACTGGATGCAGTTTGTCATTCTGGATCCGCCTCAGGCGGAGAAGAATCTAATATAATAACTATGACAAAGAAATTGATTTTGATGAAATAA
- a CDS encoding ABC transporter ATP-binding protein: MWDDENIFSSEEDEVKNQGSLKKLLGGLLPYFAKYRIQIITATLLLLFSSVLTLLGPLLLRQAIDVDIKTSNIPGLVRTSLIYLILQVMIVVIGYFMRISLAAVGEKTVMLLKENLYKYILKLPMSFFDKNPAGKLLSRVESDTEVLKSLFTSSTVTLTQDLVMLVGMSVVMIIINVKLYLAIFILLPFLFYMFQRFQKKIRPVYRQTRKVVSEINNFIKETLQDLVVVQIFNRQGYFATRMDKLSSEKYKREYETSKLWSRLWFSVDLGEVLGLVIVLSIGGLWALKGWITIGTLVLFINYISRLFMPVRGLSEQLNVIQRAFASSERIFAIMDVPPEPEVQKSFFLPSPELESPIIEFKKVNFAYEGRDWVLKDISLSIKKGEKIAFVGETGGGKTSIISLLLKFYIPQSGEILLQNRKLEEIDTRVLRHRIGFVPQDVVLFPGSVFDNLRLFNEKITMEQVISATQKVQIHNIILNFPQGYETDLLERGINLSIGERQLLSFARALVFSPEILILDEATSSIDPHTERLIQEGLKELLKDKTAIIIAHRLITTRKVDKIIVIHSGTILEQGTHIELLRQKGYYYKLHKLQYLSGAGSGSKNV, from the coding sequence ATGTGGGACGACGAAAACATATTTTCCTCGGAAGAGGACGAAGTAAAGAACCAGGGGTCGCTTAAAAAGCTACTTGGCGGACTTCTGCCATATTTTGCTAAGTACCGCATCCAGATTATTACGGCTACTTTACTGTTGCTATTCTCGAGCGTTTTAACGCTGCTCGGGCCTCTTTTGCTAAGGCAGGCAATTGATGTGGATATCAAAACAAGTAATATTCCGGGGTTGGTTCGCACGTCCTTAATTTATCTCATCCTGCAGGTTATGATTGTCGTTATCGGATATTTTATGCGTATTTCGCTTGCGGCAGTTGGTGAAAAAACGGTGATGTTATTAAAGGAGAATCTCTATAAATATATTCTGAAACTGCCAATGTCGTTTTTTGATAAAAATCCCGCAGGTAAACTTTTAAGTCGCGTTGAATCCGATACTGAGGTTCTGAAAAGTTTGTTTACCAGCAGCACGGTTACGCTTACTCAGGATTTAGTTATGCTTGTGGGAATGTCAGTCGTAATGATAATAATTAACGTTAAACTATATTTAGCGATTTTTATTTTATTGCCGTTTTTATTTTATATGTTCCAACGTTTCCAGAAAAAAATAAGACCCGTTTATCGTCAGACCCGTAAGGTAGTAAGCGAAATAAACAATTTTATTAAAGAAACACTTCAGGATTTGGTTGTAGTGCAAATATTTAATCGCCAGGGATATTTCGCAACGAGGATGGATAAATTAAGTTCCGAAAAATATAAGCGAGAATATGAGACAAGTAAACTATGGTCTAGACTCTGGTTTTCCGTTGACCTTGGTGAAGTTTTGGGACTTGTAATCGTTCTAAGCATAGGAGGACTCTGGGCATTAAAAGGATGGATTACCATCGGAACGCTTGTTCTTTTTATAAATTATATTTCAAGACTTTTTATGCCCGTAAGAGGTTTGTCAGAACAATTAAATGTTATTCAGAGGGCGTTTGCTTCGTCAGAAAGAATCTTTGCAATTATGGATGTTCCTCCGGAACCCGAAGTTCAAAAGTCTTTCTTTCTTCCGTCTCCGGAGTTAGAATCTCCGATTATTGAATTCAAGAAAGTAAATTTTGCGTATGAAGGCAGGGATTGGGTTTTGAAAGACATATCTTTGAGTATTAAGAAGGGTGAAAAGATTGCATTTGTAGGCGAAACCGGTGGAGGAAAGACTTCGATTATCAGTTTATTGTTGAAGTTTTATATCCCGCAATCAGGGGAGATTTTACTTCAGAACAGGAAACTGGAGGAAATTGATACCCGTGTTTTGCGTCACCGGATTGGGTTTGTGCCCCAGGATGTCGTGCTTTTCCCGGGGTCGGTATTTGATAACCTGAGATTATTCAACGAAAAAATTACTATGGAACAAGTTATATCTGCGACTCAAAAAGTGCAAATCCATAATATAATACTTAATTTCCCGCAAGGTTATGAGACCGACTTGCTTGAGCGCGGGATAAACCTTTCCATTGGGGAGCGTCAGCTTTTATCTTTTGCCAGAGCGCTGGTATTTTCGCCTGAAATTCTGATTCTTGACGAAGCAACTTCTTCCATTGACCCGCATACGGAAAGATTAATACAGGAAGGATTAAAAGAACTTTTGAAAGACAAAACGGCAATTATTATTGCGCACAGGTTGATAACGACCCGTAAAGTGGACAAAATTATCGTTATTCATTCCGGCACAATTCTTGAGCAGGGAACGCATATCGAACTTTTAAGACAAAAAGGATATTATTATAAACTACATAAACTTCAGTATCTTTCGGGGGCAGGGAGTGGTTCAAAAAATGTTTAA
- a CDS encoding ABC transporter ATP-binding protein — protein MFNIQFIIDFWKQRKGRFIFLILFTALGTGISLSFPYILKLLIDGITAHLAPGKILKYALLLLGLGALRSAVSMCLPFCRGLTNELFAWRTRNNIFKRLLVRDHNATQRFPPGDVIARVDQDLTDLSWFACSGIFRPVEAIFIIVAALIILIKINPFLTMVSFVPVASIIFVWLKFGSTIYKRYLKWREKISETHNHLSASFSGIKLIKSYTTEEQSVKRLRQILDERIIQAISVVKVEAKIGIFYSGLSEFGTLIVLWVGGILVIKHALTLGEFVAFNSYILMLIGPVIDIGDFFVLGKRAQGGAKRIREICEHKTDERPVAENSEIFNWKDITLSNVSFSYKEGEKAVDVLQGINMKITPGSKIGIAGTVGSGKSTLIETLLRIMNPGEGKIKINGVDIREVNLDKLRALFGYVPQELNLFSDTIYNNIVLGREVESKESVERMAEIAQLGFKEFPKGLEEKIGEWGLKLSGGEKQRVAIARALIGRPKILILDDATSSLDVETEQRLIKELFTHTKDMTLIIVSHRLSTLSICDIVYVLDKGKIVETGTHSELLDKQNLYWKLYRHQLIEEELTKV, from the coding sequence ATGTTTAATATACAATTTATTATAGATTTTTGGAAGCAAAGAAAAGGTAGATTTATTTTCCTGATTCTTTTTACTGCATTAGGAACAGGAATTTCACTGTCTTTTCCTTATATTTTAAAGCTTCTGATTGATGGGATCACTGCCCATCTTGCGCCCGGGAAAATACTTAAATACGCATTACTTCTTTTAGGTTTGGGGGCTTTGAGATCGGCAGTTTCTATGTGCCTACCGTTTTGCCGTGGGCTGACTAACGAATTATTTGCATGGCGTACGCGAAATAATATTTTTAAACGATTGCTTGTGCGTGACCATAATGCTACGCAGCGTTTCCCCCCCGGCGACGTTATCGCGAGAGTTGACCAGGATTTAACCGATTTATCGTGGTTTGCATGTTCGGGTATTTTCCGGCCTGTGGAAGCGATTTTTATAATCGTTGCAGCGTTAATAATTTTGATTAAGATTAATCCTTTTTTGACTATGGTTTCATTTGTGCCGGTGGCGAGTATAATTTTTGTCTGGTTGAAATTTGGCTCTACGATATATAAACGATATCTCAAATGGAGGGAAAAAATCTCCGAGACTCATAATCATTTGTCGGCGTCATTTTCCGGGATAAAACTTATAAAATCCTATACTACGGAAGAACAGAGCGTAAAGAGACTGCGACAAATTTTGGATGAACGAATAATTCAGGCGATTTCTGTGGTTAAAGTGGAGGCAAAAATAGGCATTTTTTATAGCGGGCTTTCCGAGTTTGGCACCCTTATCGTTTTATGGGTTGGCGGAATATTAGTTATAAAACACGCATTGACCTTAGGAGAATTTGTTGCATTTAATAGTTATATTTTGATGCTTATCGGCCCGGTAATTGATATCGGTGATTTCTTTGTTCTTGGGAAAAGAGCTCAAGGAGGAGCAAAACGAATCCGCGAAATATGTGAACATAAAACGGATGAAAGACCCGTTGCCGAAAATTCGGAGATTTTCAATTGGAAAGATATAACTTTATCTAACGTAAGCTTTTCATATAAAGAGGGCGAAAAAGCTGTGGATGTTTTGCAGGGTATAAATATGAAAATCACACCCGGCTCAAAAATAGGAATTGCCGGAACGGTGGGGTCGGGGAAGAGCACGCTTATAGAAACGTTATTGCGAATTATGAATCCGGGCGAAGGAAAAATCAAAATTAACGGTGTAGATATTAGAGAAGTTAACCTTGACAAACTGCGAGCGTTATTCGGGTATGTTCCGCAGGAATTGAATCTTTTCTCCGATACGATTTATAATAATATTGTTCTGGGAAGGGAAGTAGAGTCAAAGGAATCCGTTGAGCGGATGGCAGAAATTGCGCAATTGGGGTTCAAAGAATTTCCGAAAGGACTGGAAGAAAAGATAGGAGAATGGGGCTTAAAGCTTTCCGGTGGCGAGAAGCAAAGGGTTGCAATTGCCCGCGCGTTAATAGGAAGGCCGAAAATCCTTATACTGGATGATGCTACTTCAAGCCTTGACGTGGAAACCGAACAGCGATTAATTAAAGAGTTATTTACGCATACGAAGGATATGACATTAATTATCGTGTCTCACAGGCTCAGCACTTTAAGTATATGCGATATTGTTTACGTATTGGATAAGGGAAAAATTGTGGAAACGGGTACGCATAGTGAACTTTTAGACAAACAAAATTTGTATTGGAAACTTTATCGGCATCAGTTAATAGAGGAAGAATTGACAAAGGTATAA
- a CDS encoding T9SS type A sorting domain-containing protein, which translates to MISFLIITIIISMGKTTPFGIQRGIEIPRNIIDKHPGYMRQPRENIWTLGHPLNEKKTTYKIYKNPGQDFSACNFVLPSTGEFLLDTNVAYGPAFFDQVLTRSNSIAFDGTNYLVVWEEYRSDPDSSDIWGTRISQDGTVLDPAGFPISTAGGGQAYPSIAFDGTNYLVVWIDERNDSYYKDIYGTRVSKSGTVLDPTGIAISTSGYAEDTPCVIWGSDDYFVTWMEFWGSYGYHILGTRVSPDGTILNPGGIPISNVSGNKSGISGAFDGTNYFLVWRSNQNDTPVIYGTRISKTGTVLNTSGIQISSKIYDAVAPSVAFDGINYLVTWTDLKAYNYNIYGSRVNKSGVILDTSAIPISTTIDDQFFSSIAFDGTNYLVVWGDSRGNGEVYGTRINKSGVVLDTQGIILSPPNATKWGSPSSIAFGDANYFLVWENEINYEYDVCGTRIDTSGKALDTSGIIVSTAAYSQWLSSTAFGGTNYLSVYYDSRNNGSVYATRLDSSGNVLDPTGILISSTTTDYYYPFAKPAVAFDGTNYLTVWSDDRNGEDNSDIYGVRVSPAGNTLGEFPISTLPGWKAMPSVAFGGNNYFAVWYSDSIPRLRGARITPSGTVLDPQGITIDNYGQYASIGFDGTNYFVSYAGVLEDSSYYEYGVCASIIDTTGTVLNKIFVSPSLSPYSLAFDGKNYLILGMLDITGMGENSDIYGIRVTSGGVVLDTTPIFITGNSWDERYCSACFDGTNFVIVWEDFRNGMNNSDIYGCSMDTSGKVVNRFLVTNQTGYQLFPTLTKGPGAQLLTTYSGWTPAPYNTIRVWGKLSPFIGVEETSNSDFGLRSADLKIGQNPFIRSTIISYKIPANFRSRLTNTRLTIYDLTGRCVKTLVDGEKEAGSYSISLNAKELKTGVYFVRLDAGTFKATKKITVIR; encoded by the coding sequence ATGATAAGTTTTTTAATTATAACCATTATTATCTCGATGGGGAAAACAACACCTTTCGGGATACAAAGAGGGATAGAAATCCCGAGAAATATTATTGATAAGCATCCGGGATATATGAGACAACCCCGCGAAAACATATGGACTTTGGGACACCCTTTAAATGAAAAAAAGACAACATATAAAATATATAAAAACCCGGGACAGGATTTTTCTGCTTGTAATTTTGTTTTGCCTTCTACGGGTGAATTTTTACTTGATACTAATGTTGCGTATGGGCCCGCTTTTTTCGACCAAGTGCTTACACGATCGAATTCCATTGCTTTTGACGGCACAAATTATCTCGTAGTCTGGGAAGAATACCGTTCGGACCCCGATTCTTCCGATATATGGGGAACACGGATAAGCCAGGACGGGACGGTTTTAGATCCGGCAGGATTTCCCATTTCGACTGCAGGAGGCGGACAAGCCTATCCTTCCATAGCTTTTGATGGCACAAATTATCTCGTAGTTTGGATAGATGAACGCAATGACTCTTATTACAAGGATATTTATGGGACTCGTGTTTCTAAATCCGGGACAGTGCTTGATCCGACAGGCATAGCTATTTCAACTTCAGGTTATGCAGAAGATACGCCATGCGTAATCTGGGGAAGCGATGATTATTTTGTAACATGGATGGAATTTTGGGGAAGTTACGGGTATCACATTTTGGGTACACGAGTTAGTCCGGATGGAACAATCCTTAACCCGGGAGGAATTCCAATATCAAACGTATCAGGAAATAAATCGGGTATTTCCGGAGCATTTGACGGAACAAATTATTTTCTGGTATGGCGAAGCAACCAGAATGATACGCCTGTAATTTATGGGACAAGAATAAGCAAAACAGGAACCGTCTTAAATACTTCAGGAATCCAAATTTCAAGCAAAATATATGATGCAGTTGCTCCTTCCGTAGCTTTTGACGGGATAAATTATCTTGTAACATGGACGGACTTGAAAGCCTATAACTATAATATTTATGGTTCAAGGGTAAACAAGTCAGGTGTAATTTTAGATACTTCGGCAATTCCTATTTCAACTACAATAGACGACCAGTTTTTTTCTTCCATTGCTTTTGACGGCACGAATTATCTCGTAGTATGGGGCGATAGCCGTGGTAATGGCGAGGTTTACGGCACAAGAATAAATAAATCCGGCGTCGTTCTTGATACCCAGGGAATCATATTGTCACCTCCAAACGCAACCAAATGGGGAAGTCCTTCCTCCATTGCTTTTGGAGATGCAAATTATTTTTTGGTGTGGGAAAATGAAATCAACTATGAATATGATGTTTGTGGTACCCGTATAGACACTTCGGGTAAAGCTTTGGATACTTCGGGAATTATTGTCTCAACCGCGGCATATTCTCAATGGCTTTCCTCTACGGCTTTTGGCGGGACAAATTATTTATCGGTGTATTATGATTCGCGGAACAATGGAAGTGTTTATGCCACAAGATTGGATTCTTCGGGTAATGTTTTAGACCCTACAGGAATTCTTATTTCGTCTACAACAACGGATTATTATTATCCTTTTGCAAAACCGGCCGTAGCTTTTGACGGGACAAATTATTTGACAGTATGGAGCGATGATAGAAACGGAGAAGATAATAGTGATATTTACGGTGTCCGGGTGAGTCCGGCAGGAAATACTTTGGGAGAATTCCCGATTTCGACTTTGCCGGGTTGGAAAGCAATGCCCTCGGTTGCGTTTGGCGGGAACAACTATTTTGCGGTATGGTATAGCGACTCAATTCCCAGACTTAGGGGTGCAAGAATTACTCCTTCGGGAACCGTATTGGACCCGCAGGGAATAACTATTGATAATTATGGGCAATATGCTTCTATTGGGTTCGATGGGACTAATTATTTTGTTTCTTATGCCGGAGTATTAGAAGATTCTTCTTATTATGAATATGGAGTTTGTGCATCAATAATAGATACGACAGGAACGGTCTTAAATAAGATTTTTGTCTCTCCTTCCCTTTCTCCTTATTCTCTGGCTTTTGATGGCAAAAACTATCTTATATTAGGAATGCTTGATATTACCGGGATGGGTGAAAATTCCGATATTTATGGAATTCGGGTAACTTCCGGAGGAGTGGTGTTAGATACAACCCCGATTTTTATCACTGGCAATTCATGGGATGAGAGATATTGCTCTGCATGTTTTGACGGGACTAATTTTGTTATCGTGTGGGAAGATTTCAGAAACGGAATGAATAATTCTGATATATATGGATGCTCGATGGACACGTCCGGAAAGGTAGTTAATCGTTTTCTGGTAACCAACCAAACAGGCTACCAACTTTTTCCAACATTAACAAAAGGACCGGGCGCTCAATTACTTACTACATATTCGGGCTGGACACCGGCGCCATATAATACAATTCGAGTGTGGGGAAAACTTTCCCCGTTCATTGGAGTGGAAGAAACATCGAATTCGGATTTTGGGTTGCGGAGTGCAGATTTGAAAATAGGACAAAACCCATTTATTAGGTCGACAATTATAAGTTATAAGATACCTGCGAATTTCAGATCTCGATTAACGAATACACGATTAACGATTTACGATTTAACGGGGCGATGCGTAAAGACATTAGTTGATGGGGAAAAAGAGGCGGGAAGTTATAGTATTAGTCTGAATGCAAAAGAATTAAAAACAGGAGTGTATTTTGTGAGACTGGATGCCGGCACATTCAAAGCGACAAAGAAGATTACGGTTATAAGATAA